In the Kiloniellales bacterium genome, GTCTTGCCGCAGCCGGACGGCCCCAGCATGACGAAGAACTCGCCGTCGTGGATGGTGAAGGACGAGTCCCGCACGGCGACAAAGTCGCCGAAGGCCTTGTGCAGGTTCTCGATACGGATCTCGGCCATGATCACTCCGGAAAATGGCTGACCACGATGAAGGTCACGGTGCCGATCAGGATGACCGTGAAGGAATGCCCGAACAGGGTCAGCGAGAAGGGCTGCATCAGCATGAACACGCCCAGCGCGATCGCGACGGTGGCGCCGTTCTCCCAGGGGCCGCGCTTGAAGAAGCGCCAGAGGCTCTTGTCCGGACTGCTCATTTTCGCACCGCGCCGAAGGTGATGCCGCGCAGCAGCTGATTGCGCAGCACCACGGTGAAGACGACGATCGGCAGCAGGAACAGCGTGGTGCCCGCCGCCACCGCCGGCCAGTCGAGGCCGCCCTCGCCGATGATCAGCGGAATGTAGGGCGGTGCGGTCTGGGCCTGTCCGCTGGTCAGGAGCAGGACGAAGGCGTATTCGTTCCACGAGAAAATCAGGCAGAAGATCGCCGTCGCCGCGATGCCGGTGCGCGCCTGGGGCAAGACCACCCGGAAGAAGGCCTGCAGGCGGGAGTAGCCGTCGACCACCGCGGCCTCTTCGTATTCCCGGGGGATCTCGTCGATAAAGCCCTTCAGAAGCCAGACCGCGAGGGAAAGGTTGACCGCGGTATAGAGCAGGATCATGCCGAGCGCAGTGTCCGAAAGACCGAGCGTCCGGTACATCAGGTAGATCGGGATCGCGACCGCGATCGGCGGCATCATCCGGGTCGAGAGAATGAAGAACAGCAGGTCGTCCTTCAGGGGGACCTTGAAGCGCGAGAACCCGTAGGCCGCGAGGGTGCCGAGGAAGACCGCCAGGAAGGTCGAGCCGAAGCCGATCACGATAGAGTTGATGTAGCGGTCGGCGAACTTCGAGGGGCCGGCGATCACCATGTTCCGCTTGCGCACGATCTCGTCGTACCAGGTCTGCGGCGGCCCCAGACTCTCGATGTACTCCGAGGTCTGCCGGGTGCGCGTGGTGAAGAGGT is a window encoding:
- a CDS encoding carbohydrate ABC transporter permease, producing the protein MSGATKAHSVSETGRLGKSVAGALVIAYALVTMIPLVWIFMTGFKSPPDSISYPPKVFFEPSLEGYVNLFTTRTRQTSEYIESLGPPQTWYDEIVRKRNMVIAGPSKFADRYINSIVIGFGSTFLAVFLGTLAAYGFSRFKVPLKDDLLFFILSTRMMPPIAVAIPIYLMYRTLGLSDTALGMILLYTAVNLSLAVWLLKGFIDEIPREYEEAAVVDGYSRLQAFFRVVLPQARTGIAATAIFCLIFSWNEYAFVLLLTSGQAQTAPPYIPLIIGEGGLDWPAVAAGTTLFLLPIVVFTVVLRNQLLRGITFGAVRK